The genome window TGCAGGAATTATTAAATGAATGTGAAAAAGCATATGGTGAAGAGGATTATTCCAGATTGGACTGGGTCTGTAATCAGATACTAAAACAGGATAAGAACAATGAAAGTGCTTTAACATATAAATTATACATTTATTGTAATTGGCGCCAGTATCATCTGGTTTTGCCTATTGCAGAGCAAATCCGAATGTTATATCCAGATAATTATCATGCTTACAATGCAGAGGCAATAGCATATTCAGCCAGAAAGGAGTTTGTGAAAGCTTTAAATTGCTGTGAAGCAGGTCTCGAAATTAAAGATTATTGCTGGCTTAGAATAAATAAAATTGAGGCTTTAATCAGCATAAATAGAATTGATGAGGCATATGAATTCTATAATGCTTTAGAAATTCCTGGTTACAATTTCACAAAGGCATTAATCAGTTGCGGTAAATACTCTGAAATTCCAAAATATGACAGTGTGTTATCTAAAAAAGAATTAATCGATTACTTTCTTAAAAGATGCGAATACCTGGATAGGATAGGCAATCGTGAAGAAATTCTAAAAGTTTGTGAGGAGATATTTAAGCTGGATAAGGACAATGAGCCTGCACTGGTTTATATGGTAAATGCTCTTGCATATCTTGGAAGAAATGATGAATTATTAGAATATGCGGATTATGGAATAAAATTATATCCTGATGAGGCAATATTTTATCTTTTGAAAGCTGACGTGGTATATTTTGATTTAGGTGATTTTGATAAAGCAGTTAAATTATATGAAAAGGGATTTTCTCTTTATGAAAATCCACGTGAACACTGGAACCATACCGACCAGTTAATCTGGGCATTATATGATAGGGCAGACCAGCTGATTGAATCAGGTAACTTTAAAGATGCAGTTGAAATTTATGATAAAATCCTATTTTACAAAGCGGAGGAATTTAAGGCACTGGATAATATTGACACACTCGTTAATAAACATAATGTCAAATATGAGCCAAGTGAATATTATAATGAATCTTTAAAATTAAGATTTGAACTGGAAAACAGATTTAATGAGATAGATGAATATCTGAAAGCTATTGATGTTGGTGAATATGGCAGGGAATATGTAAATGGCTGCAGTGAATTTAAAGAGTATAACTCTCTTGCAGAATATATTCGGGATATAATAATTTGTCTTATGGATGTTTATCCGGAGTATGATGAGGAATCTTCAAAATATCGGGTGAAAATAGCATTTGAGAATGTTAAAGAATCCTTTGAATTTGGAGAGTCAGCATATGATTTTGCAGTGGTTTATGGATTCAGCGCAGGATAGCGGGTATGCGGCAAATAATGATTCAGTCATAAACCAAATATTGTATTGCCCATTATGGACAGGTATGGCAGGCTGTTCGGCGCAAATAATTAATATTGCTGTCAATGATGCATTATGATGAGTGAAATACTTAATTTTTTAAAACATGTATTTTTAAATCATAATTTCAGGGCATCATTCCCGCAGCTGTGAACACAATTGAGGCACAATATGCATTCCGTGCCGTTTTCTCTTTTTCTGGAATTGTTTAACATTTCAACATCCATCGGACATGCCTTTACACATTTGCCGCAGTCGACGCATTTATCTTCATTAACTTTAACCCTTAAAAGTGAAAAGTAGCTTGAAATCTTTAAAAATACAGTAATCGGACAAATGTATTTGCAGAATGCACGATTGTCTTTAAGATAAAACGCAAGAGTAATTCCAAGAATATAGTAAATGATATTTCCTATAATAAACAGGTAAAATATTACTGAATCGAGATTGGCAATTTTTAAAACGAATAGTGAACATACGCCGCATGATATTGCTGCAAATAATATGTATCTGACATGCCCCCAGTTTTTCCTTTCGTTTTGAGGGGTTTTATAAGGAAGCAGATCAAGTATCATTGCTGTCCAGCAGGCATAGCCGCACCATCCACGGCCAAAGAGAAATGGTCCGAGGATTTTTGCAATCAGAAAATGAATAACGGCACCTTCAAAAACACCTAAACTTAAATAATACCAAAATCCGGACAGGGACAGGTTTTCATGACCTATAATGCCTACATAAAAAAACAGGTAACATCCGACTGCAAGCATAATCAGGTTTCTTGCGTATCTGTTGTTTTTACCCATCAAAAAGAGTCCAACAGCTATTGCAGTTCCGATATAAAGGAAATTGAATATGAAAAATGTGTTGGAAGTTGTAATATATACCAGAACAGAAATCACAATAAAAATTAACTCCATAATTATTGGCGCTTTAATGTTCATGAATAACTATTTCTTAATCAATGTAATTAATTTTATGCATAGGCAGTGATTTAAAAAAAATATATCACAAAATTCCAGTTTTGCGCTGTTTCATTTTTCACCAATGCCGTTTTGAATATTTAATGGCTGTGTTGTGTCAATTCGCTTTCAAGTTCAGATATTGGAATCCTTAATGTCAGTGTTAATTTAAATCAGTGCTTTCTCTCAGGTGTTAATT of uncultured Methanobrevibacter sp. contains these proteins:
- a CDS encoding 4Fe-4S binding protein is translated as MNIKAPIIMELIFIVISVLVYITTSNTFFIFNFLYIGTAIAVGLFLMGKNNRYARNLIMLAVGCYLFFYVGIIGHENLSLSGFWYYLSLGVFEGAVIHFLIAKILGPFLFGRGWCGYACWTAMILDLLPYKTPQNERKNWGHVRYILFAAISCGVCSLFVLKIANLDSVIFYLFIIGNIIYYILGITLAFYLKDNRAFCKYICPITVFLKISSYFSLLRVKVNEDKCVDCGKCVKACPMDVEMLNNSRKRENGTECILCLNCVHSCGNDALKL
- a CDS encoding tetratricopeptide repeat protein: MQELLNECEKAYGEEDYSRLDWVCNQILKQDKNNESALTYKLYIYCNWRQYHLVLPIAEQIRMLYPDNYHAYNAEAIAYSARKEFVKALNCCEAGLEIKDYCWLRINKIEALISINRIDEAYEFYNALEIPGYNFTKALISCGKYSEIPKYDSVLSKKELIDYFLKRCEYLDRIGNREEILKVCEEIFKLDKDNEPALVYMVNALAYLGRNDELLEYADYGIKLYPDEAIFYLLKADVVYFDLGDFDKAVKLYEKGFSLYENPREHWNHTDQLIWALYDRADQLIESGNFKDAVEIYDKILFYKAEEFKALDNIDTLVNKHNVKYEPSEYYNESLKLRFELENRFNEIDEYLKAIDVGEYGREYVNGCSEFKEYNSLAEYIRDIIICLMDVYPEYDEESSKYRVKIAFENVKESFEFGESAYDFAVVYGFSAG